The following coding sequences are from one Novosphingobium sp. KACC 22771 window:
- a CDS encoding S8 family peptidase: MNRNGVNRSLALIGRLPLTALVGAGLAGLAACGGGGGGSVNSTPSGTSSATPTPTATATASPSPTATATTTPTAIITPTPSASFQTAEYNRSTGPSQHGAITAWAAGASGRGITIGIIDSGIDNANPEFAGRISSASTDLAGSRGLNNPDSDHGTIAALVAAGARNGVGVMGMAFNATIAAMRVDTAGSCATSSGCSFNDNTIAQGITAAIAAGAKVINLSLGGSVPNANVNNAIAAAASAGVVVVVSAGNDSNAQVDPFASGVRAAGNGNVIIAGSVGSTNVISSFSNKAGTEAAWYLTALGEQICCQYENGVIKTTVSGGTTYTTVYNGTSFSAPQIAGAVALLRQAFPNLTAAQAVSILLNTATDLGATGQDTTYGRGGLNIAAAFNAQGSTSLAGTATQMALGGTSAAMSPAMGDAAQGALVGSVVLDAYGRAFGVNLANGLRGASLMPKLAPALANQNRGFSLGGGAVAMAFTVDATARNLALPWSGALRLSQEDASAARVLAGRVIARLRPDLSMGFAMAQGADGLVASLQGQDRPAFMVAGNPLEDTGFFRSGETSLAIRRGLGQLGLGQWGLTVMGQQGYGWTGAPWQALGASSQNESRDIVQRFGFALDRRRGDVEASLGASWMSEQRGVLGARFNPALGAHGADTVFVDAALGWRPYPDFHFGAAWRQGFTQVRGSGFIGAGSGLVSNGWVVDGSIANFFKVGDVLALRVSQPLRVASGGMNFHLPVAYDYDTGAVWGMRRLSLAPTGREVDAELAWQFPLKGGSAGLNLFWRGNPGHYAALPDDRGVSLGWKKGF; the protein is encoded by the coding sequence ATGAATCGCAATGGGGTGAACAGATCGTTGGCGCTGATCGGGCGTTTGCCGCTGACGGCGCTGGTGGGCGCGGGTCTGGCGGGGCTGGCGGCCTGCGGCGGGGGTGGGGGCGGATCGGTCAATTCCACGCCCAGCGGCACCAGCAGCGCCACGCCCACACCAACCGCAACCGCGACCGCAAGCCCCAGTCCGACCGCCACGGCGACCACCACGCCGACCGCGATCATCACCCCCACGCCCTCGGCCAGTTTCCAGACGGCGGAATATAACCGCTCGACCGGCCCGTCCCAGCACGGCGCGATCACCGCATGGGCGGCGGGCGCCAGCGGGCGGGGCATCACTATCGGCATTATCGATTCGGGGATCGACAATGCCAATCCGGAATTTGCCGGGCGGATATCCTCGGCCTCCACCGATCTGGCGGGCAGCCGGGGATTGAACAATCCCGACAGCGACCACGGCACGATTGCCGCGCTGGTGGCGGCGGGCGCGCGCAATGGCGTGGGCGTGATGGGCATGGCCTTTAACGCCACCATCGCGGCCATGCGGGTCGATACCGCGGGCAGTTGCGCCACCAGCAGTGGTTGCAGTTTCAACGACAACACCATTGCCCAGGGCATCACCGCCGCCATCGCCGCCGGTGCCAAGGTGATCAATCTGTCGCTGGGCGGATCGGTGCCCAATGCCAATGTCAACAACGCCATCGCCGCAGCCGCCAGCGCGGGGGTTGTGGTGGTGGTTTCGGCGGGCAATGATTCGAACGCGCAGGTCGATCCCTTTGCCTCGGGCGTGCGCGCGGCGGGCAATGGCAATGTCATCATCGCCGGCTCTGTCGGATCGACCAATGTCATTTCCAGCTTTTCAAACAAGGCCGGGACCGAGGCGGCATGGTATCTGACGGCGCTGGGCGAACAGATCTGTTGCCAGTATGAAAACGGCGTCATCAAGACCACGGTTTCGGGTGGGACGACCTATACCACGGTGTATAACGGCACGAGCTTTTCCGCGCCCCAGATTGCGGGCGCGGTGGCGCTGCTGCGGCAGGCTTTCCCCAATCTGACCGCGGCGCAGGCGGTCTCGATCCTGCTCAACACCGCCACCGACCTTGGCGCGACCGGGCAGGATACGACCTATGGGCGCGGCGGGCTGAACATTGCGGCGGCCTTCAATGCGCAAGGATCGACTTCGCTGGCGGGCACCGCAACGCAAATGGCGCTGGGCGGGACCAGTGCGGCGATGTCGCCCGCGATGGGCGATGCGGCGCAAGGGGCTTTGGTCGGCTCGGTGGTGCTCGATGCCTATGGGCGGGCGTTCGGGGTCAATCTGGCCAATGGGCTGCGCGGCGCATCGCTGATGCCCAAACTGGCCCCGGCGCTGGCCAACCAGAATCGCGGCTTTTCGCTGGGCGGCGGGGCGGTGGCGATGGCCTTTACGGTGGACGCCACGGCGCGCAATCTGGCTCTGCCATGGTCGGGCGCGCTGCGGCTTTCGCAGGAGGATGCCAGCGCGGCGCGCGTGCTGGCCGGGCGGGTGATTGCGCGGTTGAGGCCGGACCTGTCGATGGGCTTTGCCATGGCGCAAGGGGCCGATGGGCTGGTGGCCTCGCTCCAGGGGCAGGACCGGCCCGCCTTCATGGTGGCGGGCAATCCGCTGGAGGACACCGGCTTTTTCCGCAGCGGCGAGACCTCGCTGGCGATCCGGCGGGGCCTTGGTCAATTGGGATTGGGCCAATGGGGCCTGACGGTGATGGGCCAGCAAGGCTATGGCTGGACCGGCGCGCCGTGGCAGGCGCTGGGCGCATCAAGCCAGAACGAGAGCCGCGACATTGTGCAGCGCTTCGGCTTTGCGCTGGACCGGCGGCGCGGCGATGTCGAGGCCAGCCTCGGCGCAAGCTGGATGAGCGAGCAGCGCGGCGTTCTGGGCGCGCGTTTCAATCCGGCGCTGGGGGCGCATGGGGCCGATACGGTGTTTGTCGATGCCGCGCTCGGCTGGCGACCCTATCCCGATTTCCACTTCGGCGCGGCATGGCGCCAAGGCTTTACCCAGGTGCGCGGCTCGGGCTTTATCGGGGCGGGGTCGGGGCTGGTGTCCAACGGCTGGGTGGTTGATGGCTCGATCGCCAATTTCTTCAAGGTCGGGGATGTGCTGGCGCTGCGCGTCTCGCAACCTTTGCGAGTCGCCAGCGGAGGCATGAATTTTCACCTTCCGGTCGCCTATGACTATGACACTGGCGCGGTCTGGGGGATGCGGCGGCTGTCTTTGGCGCCTACGGGGCGCGAGGTGGATGCCGAGTTGGCCTGGCAGTTTCCGCTAAAGGGAGGCTCGGCGGGGCTGAACCTGTTCTGGCGGGGGAATCCGGGGCATTACGCCGCGTTGCCCGATGATCGGGGGGTGAGTTTGGGGTGGAAGAAGGGGTTTTAG